One region of Pieris rapae chromosome Z, ilPieRapa1.1, whole genome shotgun sequence genomic DNA includes:
- the LOC110995344 gene encoding uncharacterized protein LOC110995344 isoform X3 yields MILKKVAPELRLAATISGCITIIASVVNIVLAVIAIIFRFTCSTGAPSSTSGAKVFMTTLYRVYIQDDSCTNSLSVEDITSSQTVFILTCITLAFAVVNFFLASSLIAFVINPENTSCLTVTAYLYVGVSFSVLIIDLTLATHFGLDMTTLANRLSNASAGIEERYMTDILRLGALVLMSITLKGYIYHVVNTVLLVYIMIYVIEHQKSDERNEHNIHKLGVLNAFEPFERSESWLRTQPNTSNMNNRPFSYLEEPKRSPKPQAEPNWHRDWPSSPPVPIPDYTPPARRLKSALKQGYP; encoded by the exons ATGATACTAAAGAAGGTGGCTCCTGAGCTACGTCTCGCAGCCACAATATCGGGGTGTATCACAATA ATAGCATCAGTAGTGAATATAGTATTAGCCGTCATAGCAATAATATTTCGATTCACATGCAGTACAGGCGCTCCCTCCTCGACGTCAGGAGCCAAAGTATTTATGACAACGTTGTACAGAGTATACATACAAG aTGATTCCTGTACGAATTCGTTGTCCGTAGAAGACATTACAAGTTCACAAACAGTGTTCATATTGACATGCATAACATTGGCATTCGCAGTGGTCAACTTTTTTTTGGCGTCATCTCTGATTGCTT TTGTTATCAATCCAGAAAATACTTCTTGTCTAACTGTGACCgcatatttgtatgttggaGTATCTTTTTCGGTTTTGATTATCGATCTTACATTGGCCACACACTTTGGGTTAGATATGACGACACTGGCTAATAGACTT agtAACGCCTCTGCTGGAATTGAAGAGAGGTATATGACGGATATATTACGCTTAGGGGCTTTAGTTCTCATGTCTATAACGCTCAAAGGATATATATATCATGTAGtaaacactgttttattggtatatattatgatatatgtaATAGAGCACCAAAAATCCGATGAAAGAAATGAG cACAACATTCACAAACTGGGAGTTCTGAATGCGTTTGA acccTTTGAACGTTCAGAATCATGGCTTCGCACCCAGCCCAACACGTCAAACATGAACAACCGTCCGTTCTCGTACTTAGAGGAACCGAAACGTTCACCGAAGCCACAAGCGGAGCCTAATTGGCACAGGGATTGGCCGTCGTCACCGCCAGTACCAATCCCAGATTACACACCACCAGCACGACGCCTAAAATCCGCCCTGAAACAGGGCTATCCTTAG
- the LOC110995344 gene encoding uncharacterized protein LOC110995344 isoform X2 has translation MILKKVAPELRLAATISGCITIIASVVNIVLAVIAIIFRFTCSTGAPSSTSGAKVFMTTLYRVYIQDDSCTNSLSVEDITSSQTVFILTCITLAFAVVNFFLASSLIAFVINPENTSCLTVTAYLYVGVSFSVLIIDLTLATHFGLDMTTLANRLSNASAGIEERYMTDILRLGALVLMSITLKGYIYHVVNTVLLVYIMIYVIEHQKSDERNEHNIHKLGVLNAFEQQQWNRSYQEDEPRGRDRETALADMSKPFERSESWLRTQPNTSNMNNRPFSYLEEPKRSPKPQAEPNWHRDWPSSPPVPIPDYTPPARRLKSALKQGYP, from the exons ATGATACTAAAGAAGGTGGCTCCTGAGCTACGTCTCGCAGCCACAATATCGGGGTGTATCACAATA ATAGCATCAGTAGTGAATATAGTATTAGCCGTCATAGCAATAATATTTCGATTCACATGCAGTACAGGCGCTCCCTCCTCGACGTCAGGAGCCAAAGTATTTATGACAACGTTGTACAGAGTATACATACAAG aTGATTCCTGTACGAATTCGTTGTCCGTAGAAGACATTACAAGTTCACAAACAGTGTTCATATTGACATGCATAACATTGGCATTCGCAGTGGTCAACTTTTTTTTGGCGTCATCTCTGATTGCTT TTGTTATCAATCCAGAAAATACTTCTTGTCTAACTGTGACCgcatatttgtatgttggaGTATCTTTTTCGGTTTTGATTATCGATCTTACATTGGCCACACACTTTGGGTTAGATATGACGACACTGGCTAATAGACTT agtAACGCCTCTGCTGGAATTGAAGAGAGGTATATGACGGATATATTACGCTTAGGGGCTTTAGTTCTCATGTCTATAACGCTCAAAGGATATATATATCATGTAGtaaacactgttttattggtatatattatgatatatgtaATAGAGCACCAAAAATCCGATGAAAGAAATGAG cACAACATTCACAAACTGGGAGTTCTGAATGCGTTTGA ACAACAGCAATGGAACCGCAGTTACCAGGAAGATGAACCGCGAGGCCGAGACCGTGAAACTGCTTTAGCGGATATGTCAAA acccTTTGAACGTTCAGAATCATGGCTTCGCACCCAGCCCAACACGTCAAACATGAACAACCGTCCGTTCTCGTACTTAGAGGAACCGAAACGTTCACCGAAGCCACAAGCGGAGCCTAATTGGCACAGGGATTGGCCGTCGTCACCGCCAGTACCAATCCCAGATTACACACCACCAGCACGACGCCTAAAATCCGCCCTGAAACAGGGCTATCCTTAG
- the LOC110995338 gene encoding ER degradation-enhancing alpha-mannosidase-like protein 3: MVIMTCYRIVLIYLIFAIICVKTEEETVQKMTKAERISLREESRLMFYHAYNAYMDNAYPADELMPLSCKGRWRGVTPSRGDMDDVLGNFSLTLVDSLDTLAVMGDFSEFSRAIKLVIRDVTFDHDIIVSVFETNIRMIGGLLSAHVLAMALKTEVPALQWYNGELLAKAEDLGKRLLPAFNTSTGIPHGRVNLRHGVRWMTESRETCTACAGTMILEMAALSRLTGNPIFEQKAHKAMDGLWKIRHRTSDLMGTVINIHSGDWVRKDSGVGAGIDSYYEYCLKAYILLGDEKYLARFIRHYNAVMKYISRGPIMLAVHMHRPHLQSRNFMDALLAFWPGLQVLLGDVKPAVETHEMLYQVMQRHTFIPEAFTSDFQVHWGQHPLRPEFLESTYFLHRATDDDHYLQVGKTVLKALQQYTRVPCGYAAVNDVRTRLHEDRMDSFVLAETFKYLFMLFGEDKDLPIKLEDYVLTTEAHFLPLWLATDGKNSTLNIRMDDEDDKFRKTCPNTATLDSEKVRRPMRQMLGSSAARPPARLLPLNDPRQIHALSDMGISVLTLPDGRVQLLYTTNTAKSAKDAAEGLTFMREMSKWNSLSEMENGVIAAGVKFNEKIYPAGPGLFGKEITGNERYMGTAVYVIPNDACSQIENSHEIEGKIAIATRGQCTFAQKVRNIQETNAQLVIILDNVKDSSHESTALFAMSGDGKNDIRIPAVFLFSKEGNALIEALNNDPEEFIVIGEFKSMKQEFENTCEDKDLEPVQDKESFDHLKKVLSQLVAQFELTLSSDDQKNCEEPTDAYLTNKQEEKVCKVASDDGD, translated from the exons ATGGTGATAATGACTTGTTATCGTATtgttctaatttatttaatatttgcaataatatgTGTGAAAACCGAAGAGGAAACTGTGCAGAAAATGACAAAGGCTGAAAGAATAAGCTTAAG GGAAGAATCAAGGCTTATGTTTTATCATGCCTACAATGCATACATGGATAATGCATATCCAGCTGATGAATTAATGCCCCTTAGCTGTAAGGGAAGATGGAGAGGTGTTACCCCCAGTCGAGGGGATATGGATGATGTTTTGGGCAA ttTCTCACTAACATTAGTAGACAGTTTGGATACATTAGCTGTTATGGGAGATTTCTCAGAATTCAGTCGGGCCATAAAGCTGGTCATACGTGATGTAACATTTGATCATGATATTATTGTGTCAGTTTTTGAGACAAACATCAGGATGATTGG AGGTCTGTTATCTGCCCACGTCCTGGCCATGGCTCTGAAGACTGAAGTTCCAGCTTTACAATGGTACAATGGGGAATTATTGGCTAAAGCTGAAGATTTGGGTAAACGACTTTTACCAGCGTTTAATACCTCCACTGGGATACCTCATGGCAGa gtaAATCTTCGACACGGTGTCCGATGGATGACAGAATCGCGTGAAACATGTACTGCTTGTGCAGGAACTATGATATTAGAGATGGCAGCACTATCTCGTCTAACAGGCAACCCTATATTTGAGCAAAAGGCCCATAAAGCTATGGACGGCTTGTGGAAGATAAGACATAg GACATCAGACCTCATGGGAACAGTCATAAATATCCACTCAGGTGACTGGGTGAGGAAAGACTCCGGAGTCGGCGCAGGGATTGATTCCTACTACGAGTATTGTCTGAAGGCCTACATTTTATTAGGCGATGAAAAGTATCTGGCAAGATTTATAAGACACTACAATGCGGTCATGAAGTATATAAGCAGGGGTCCTATTATGCTGGCCGTACACATGCATAG gCCACATCTGCAATCGCGGAATTTCATGGATGCTCTGCTTGCCTTCTGGCCTGGTCTTCAAGTACTCCTTGGTGATGTGAAACCAGCCGTCGAAACTCATGAGATGCTGTACCAAGTAATGCAACGACATACATTCATACCAGAGGCGTTTACCAGTGATTTTCAG GTTCACTGGGGCCAGCACCCTTTGCGGCCGGAATTTCTAGAATCCACCTATTTCCTCCATCGAGCCACAGATGACGACCACTATCTCCAAGTCGgcaaaacagttttaaaagcGCTGCAGCAGTACACAAGAGTGCCATGCGGTTACGCAGCTGTCAACGATGTCAGGACGAGACTCCATGAGGATAGAATGGATTCTTTCGTCCTGGCCGagacattcaaatatttgttcatGCTATTTGGGGAAGACAAAGATTTGCCGATAAAGTTGGAGGATTATGTGTTAACTACTGAGGCACACTTTCTTCCACTCTGGCTTGCCACAGATGGGAAGAACTCGACTTTGAACATCCGGATGGATGATGAAGATGATAAGTTTAGAAA AACATGCCCGAACACAGCAACCCTAGATTCTGAAAAGGTCCGACGTCCGATGCGACAAATGTTAGGATCGTCCGCGGCCCGACCACCCGCGAGGCTGCTGCCTTTGAACGATCCGAGGCAAATTCACGCTTTGTCCGATATGGGAATATCGGTCTTAACGCTGCCAGACGGAAGGGTACAATTGCTCTATACTACTAATACG GCGAAATCAGCAAAAGACGCCGCCGAGGGATTGACGTTTATGCGTGAAATGTCCAAATGGAACTCTTTAAGCGAAATGGAAAATGGTGTCATCGCTGCCGGTGTGAAATTTAACGAGAAAATTTATCCGGCTGGCCCAGGCCTCTTCGGAAAAGAGATTACGGGAAACGAACGTTATATGGGTACTGCTGTGTACGTCATACCAAACGATGCCTGCTCACAAATAGAGAACAGTCATGAAATAGAAGGAAAAATAGCTATAGCAACACGTGGTCAATGCACGTTCGCCCAAAAAGTCAGAAACATCCAAGAAACAAATGCTCAACTTGTTATAATTCTGGACAACGTCAAGGATTCGTCACACGAGAGCACAGCACTTTTCGCGATGTCCGGAGACGGAAAGAACGACATACGAATACCAGCCGTATTTCTTTTCAGTAAAGAAGGAAACGCTTTGATCGAAGCGTTGAACAATGACCCGGAAGAATTCATAGTGATCGGCGAATTTAAATCCATGAAGCAAGAATTTGAGAACACGTGTGAGGATAAAGATTTGGAACCAGTTCAAGATAAAGAATCTTTTGACCATTTAAAGAAAGTCCTGAGTCAGCTGGTGGCTCAATTTGAACTCACCCTATCGAGTGACGACCAGAAGAACTGTGAAGAACCAACTGATGCCTATCTAACCAATAAACAAGAGGAGAAAGTATGCAAAGTTGCTTCGGATGACGGCGATTGA
- the LOC110995344 gene encoding uncharacterized protein LOC110995344 isoform X1 has translation MILKKVAPELRLAATISGCITIIASVVNIVLAVIAIIFRFTCSTGAPSSTSGAKVFMTTLYRVYIQDDSCTNSLSVEDITSSQTVFILTCITLAFAVVNFFLASSLIAFVINPENTSCLTVTAYLYVGVSFSVLIIDLTLATHFGLDMTTLANRLSNASAGIEERYMTDILRLGALVLMSITLKGYIYHVVNTVLLVYIMIYVIEHQKSDERNEHNIHKLGVLNAFDFPRPRIDSWRTRSDNFAGDTRGQQQWNRSYQEDEPRGRDRETALADMSKPFERSESWLRTQPNTSNMNNRPFSYLEEPKRSPKPQAEPNWHRDWPSSPPVPIPDYTPPARRLKSALKQGYP, from the exons ATGATACTAAAGAAGGTGGCTCCTGAGCTACGTCTCGCAGCCACAATATCGGGGTGTATCACAATA ATAGCATCAGTAGTGAATATAGTATTAGCCGTCATAGCAATAATATTTCGATTCACATGCAGTACAGGCGCTCCCTCCTCGACGTCAGGAGCCAAAGTATTTATGACAACGTTGTACAGAGTATACATACAAG aTGATTCCTGTACGAATTCGTTGTCCGTAGAAGACATTACAAGTTCACAAACAGTGTTCATATTGACATGCATAACATTGGCATTCGCAGTGGTCAACTTTTTTTTGGCGTCATCTCTGATTGCTT TTGTTATCAATCCAGAAAATACTTCTTGTCTAACTGTGACCgcatatttgtatgttggaGTATCTTTTTCGGTTTTGATTATCGATCTTACATTGGCCACACACTTTGGGTTAGATATGACGACACTGGCTAATAGACTT agtAACGCCTCTGCTGGAATTGAAGAGAGGTATATGACGGATATATTACGCTTAGGGGCTTTAGTTCTCATGTCTATAACGCTCAAAGGATATATATATCATGTAGtaaacactgttttattggtatatattatgatatatgtaATAGAGCACCAAAAATCCGATGAAAGAAATGAG cACAACATTCACAAACTGGGAGTTCTGAATGCGTTTGA TTTTCCAAGACCACGCATAGACTCTTGGCGAACGCGATCAGACAATTTTGCTGGTGATACTAGAGG ACAACAGCAATGGAACCGCAGTTACCAGGAAGATGAACCGCGAGGCCGAGACCGTGAAACTGCTTTAGCGGATATGTCAAA acccTTTGAACGTTCAGAATCATGGCTTCGCACCCAGCCCAACACGTCAAACATGAACAACCGTCCGTTCTCGTACTTAGAGGAACCGAAACGTTCACCGAAGCCACAAGCGGAGCCTAATTGGCACAGGGATTGGCCGTCGTCACCGCCAGTACCAATCCCAGATTACACACCACCAGCACGACGCCTAAAATCCGCCCTGAAACAGGGCTATCCTTAG